In one Kitasatospora cineracea genomic region, the following are encoded:
- a CDS encoding SAV_2336 N-terminal domain-related protein produces MNSAPDPGRDAPPDRGATPHQDTGPHQETGTHQDTDPQRSTDPRRNPEPQRDAEPHRNPEPQRDAVRRLAALLADLSGADGPAPTGRELADLLWLRERMGGGTPRRLAETDLPSVKLHRPTGVHHPSPTRDPNALPPQRSSDPTRRRPLHLPGPAPAADVPPLPASPVRVGTDRVLPRRRELARALRPLKRGVPSTDRTALDEEATAERLARDPRWWPVLVPAVDRWLGARLIVDAHGDSAVLWEPLARELSTLLADSGIFRDVRLHRLTGPDAPDDGTAAPPTGRTATFVLTDGVHPDWAGPRLRAALRRWAQAGPTAVLQTLPEHLWSQTALAPEPGRFRTAAPADPSPRFAPYALLPPPQPPGTLAVPVLGLTPEWLAPWARATAGPSAYDAPAVLLTPDRLPKPPDQSDRSGPSGQPGPPGWTESLGSGQLTLPTGDFDSFLAQSQPRVFRLAALLSAVPLNFGVMRLVQSALLPDSPPADLAEIVFSGLLHAVPDDPSTEPLGRAYEFAPGVRERLLATLRRDEAQQVVDTVSEHLATHAAALHSRFTAVFPDPDGPLTLPATARPWAHTATPAAPAAPATAPGRRFFLPVVGVAVPGEGEPDATGLFAGAAQLATAFGRLGYRQAELTGDRQSGPTGDRQTGPTGDRSAGDRGTRDRSTGDRSTGDRSAMDLLRAWAEQVDLGPDDLVTVYLAGHSMAAFGQQAELLLPDGLSATRRRQVRRVALEEFRRAFGRLGRLLLIVDQHPLRTGPSAPPPGSPALTLLVRGSLPGPHFPQRLADWLTALATGAAVPPATGLDLLEHLHVGDLVPADATQDLLPFFTPEVRPAEAPTPEPAHLLDALVSWLTGDPHDTAPREFYNTTRLPLPTVLRCLGPLIDDIWPVIVPTQDLDPAQLWSELGERLGLRPPRRETVLAHLAEHHAHVLLVLTSRRPPSEPPLHQDEFLPTLIDTGVRVLLVDPFATPTPGAVQLRPGRDESLICDAVDGGQRLEPTDRARAADAYRLALDLALTSGSRWWPAVATAALDRLGAPHSTPHPTQLDRVQAAFTTAPGAADALLDLFGLIRTGPADLVEQVYAILQALITHRGDPATGLHAVVDPAVLDALRGPDLAAVRDWIDNDLIETAEPHGDRLLELATILDVPVISPLPFPSGHPLSLWVTRLVPHPEADGTVRLQPQPPATRRPAFADFGYLLQRNWRCPTEGCTRYAPAFEPPPLPSIEGLDIVCTEHRTRLTPTGPRPAVAHFKAVTERFCSAQFSVEEGSSFPLSLSVDSTPLVLSFRDGTVTVLATDIGARYRLPGPDSAPWQDLTPDRPLPAPPGTRVAPSLRTTLVRTGAPLPGEPAPPTAS; encoded by the coding sequence GTGAACAGCGCCCCCGACCCGGGACGGGACGCCCCACCCGACCGGGGCGCCACCCCCCACCAGGACACCGGCCCTCACCAGGAAACCGGCACCCACCAGGACACCGACCCGCAGCGAAGCACCGACCCGCGACGGAACCCCGAACCGCAGCGGGACGCCGAACCGCACCGGAACCCCGAACCGCAGCGGGACGCCGTCCGCCGGCTGGCCGCGCTGCTCGCCGACCTCAGCGGCGCGGACGGCCCCGCCCCGACCGGACGCGAACTCGCCGACCTGCTCTGGCTGCGCGAGCGGATGGGCGGCGGCACGCCCCGCCGCCTCGCCGAGACCGACCTGCCGTCGGTCAAACTCCACCGCCCGACCGGAGTCCACCACCCCTCCCCCACCCGCGATCCCAACGCCCTTCCCCCACAGCGGAGTTCCGACCCCACCCGCCGCCGCCCGCTGCACCTGCCCGGCCCGGCCCCCGCCGCGGACGTCCCGCCGCTGCCCGCCTCTCCGGTCCGGGTCGGCACCGACCGCGTCCTCCCCCGCCGCCGCGAACTCGCCCGCGCGCTGCGCCCGTTGAAGCGCGGCGTGCCGTCCACCGACCGCACCGCGCTGGACGAGGAGGCCACCGCCGAACGCTTGGCCCGCGACCCGCGCTGGTGGCCGGTCCTGGTGCCCGCCGTCGACCGCTGGCTCGGCGCCCGGCTGATCGTCGACGCGCACGGCGACAGCGCGGTGCTGTGGGAGCCGCTGGCCCGCGAACTGTCCACCCTGCTGGCCGACTCCGGCATCTTCCGGGACGTCCGGCTGCACCGCCTCACCGGCCCCGACGCCCCGGACGACGGCACCGCCGCACCTCCGACCGGACGCACCGCCACCTTCGTCCTGACCGACGGCGTCCACCCCGACTGGGCCGGGCCCCGCCTGCGCGCCGCCCTGCGCCGCTGGGCCCAGGCCGGACCGACCGCCGTCCTGCAGACCCTCCCCGAACACCTCTGGTCGCAGACCGCACTGGCCCCCGAGCCCGGCCGCTTCCGCACCGCCGCCCCCGCCGACCCGAGCCCCCGCTTCGCCCCGTACGCGCTCCTCCCGCCGCCGCAGCCGCCCGGCACCCTGGCCGTCCCCGTCCTCGGCCTCACCCCCGAGTGGCTCGCCCCGTGGGCCCGCGCCACCGCCGGACCGTCCGCCTACGACGCGCCCGCCGTCCTGCTCACCCCCGACCGCCTCCCCAAGCCGCCGGACCAGTCCGACCGGTCCGGCCCGTCCGGCCAGCCCGGTCCACCCGGGTGGACCGAATCCCTCGGTTCGGGTCAACTCACGCTCCCCACCGGCGACTTCGACTCCTTCCTCGCCCAGTCCCAGCCCCGGGTGTTCCGGCTCGCCGCCCTGCTGTCCGCCGTGCCGCTGAACTTCGGCGTGATGCGGCTGGTGCAGTCCGCGCTACTGCCGGACAGCCCGCCCGCCGACCTCGCCGAGATCGTCTTCAGCGGCCTGCTGCACGCCGTCCCGGACGACCCGTCCACCGAACCCCTGGGCCGCGCCTACGAATTCGCCCCCGGCGTCCGGGAGCGCCTGCTCGCCACCCTGCGCCGCGACGAGGCCCAGCAGGTCGTGGACACCGTCTCCGAGCACCTCGCCACCCACGCCGCCGCCCTGCACTCCCGTTTCACCGCGGTCTTTCCGGACCCGGACGGCCCGCTCACCCTCCCCGCCACCGCCCGCCCCTGGGCCCACACCGCAACGCCCGCCGCCCCCGCCGCACCCGCCACGGCGCCGGGCCGCCGCTTCTTCCTCCCCGTCGTCGGCGTCGCCGTCCCCGGCGAGGGCGAGCCGGACGCCACCGGCCTGTTCGCGGGCGCCGCCCAGCTCGCCACCGCGTTCGGCCGACTCGGTTACCGGCAGGCCGAGTTGACCGGTGACCGACAGAGCGGACCGACCGGCGACCGACAGACCGGACCGACCGGTGACCGGAGCGCCGGTGACCGGGGCACCCGCGACCGGAGCACCGGTGACCGGAGCACCGGCGACCGGAGCGCCATGGACCTGCTGCGCGCCTGGGCGGAGCAGGTCGACCTCGGCCCCGACGACCTGGTGACGGTCTACCTGGCCGGCCACTCCATGGCGGCCTTCGGCCAGCAGGCCGAACTCCTGCTCCCCGACGGCCTCTCCGCCACCCGCCGCCGCCAGGTCCGCCGCGTCGCGCTGGAGGAGTTCCGCCGCGCCTTCGGGCGCCTCGGCCGCCTGCTCCTGATCGTCGACCAGCACCCGCTGCGCACCGGCCCCTCCGCCCCGCCCCCGGGGAGCCCGGCTCTCACCCTGCTGGTCCGCGGTTCCCTCCCCGGCCCGCACTTCCCGCAACGCCTGGCCGACTGGCTCACCGCCCTCGCCACCGGCGCCGCCGTCCCGCCCGCCACCGGGCTCGACCTGCTGGAGCACCTGCACGTCGGCGACCTCGTTCCGGCCGACGCCACCCAGGACCTGCTGCCGTTCTTCACCCCCGAGGTCCGCCCCGCCGAGGCCCCGACGCCCGAACCCGCCCACCTGCTCGACGCGTTGGTGTCCTGGCTCACCGGCGACCCGCACGACACCGCCCCGCGCGAGTTCTACAACACCACCCGGCTGCCGCTGCCCACGGTCCTGCGCTGCCTCGGCCCGCTGATCGACGACATCTGGCCGGTCATCGTCCCCACCCAGGACCTGGACCCCGCGCAGCTGTGGTCGGAACTCGGCGAACGGCTGGGGCTCCGGCCGCCCCGCCGGGAGACCGTCCTGGCGCACCTGGCCGAGCACCACGCACACGTGCTGCTGGTCCTCACCTCCCGTCGCCCACCGAGCGAACCCCCCCTTCACCAGGACGAGTTCCTGCCCACCCTGATCGACACCGGGGTCCGCGTCCTGCTGGTCGACCCCTTCGCCACCCCGACCCCGGGCGCGGTCCAACTCCGGCCCGGCCGGGACGAGTCACTGATCTGCGACGCCGTCGACGGGGGCCAACGCCTCGAACCCACCGACCGGGCCCGGGCCGCCGACGCCTACCGCCTCGCCCTGGACCTCGCCCTGACCTCCGGGAGCCGCTGGTGGCCGGCCGTGGCCACCGCCGCACTGGACCGGCTCGGCGCCCCGCACTCCACCCCGCACCCGACCCAACTCGACCGCGTCCAGGCCGCGTTCACCACCGCCCCGGGCGCCGCCGACGCGCTGCTCGACCTCTTCGGACTGATCCGCACCGGCCCGGCCGACCTGGTGGAACAGGTCTACGCGATCCTCCAGGCCCTGATCACCCACCGCGGGGACCCGGCCACCGGCCTGCACGCGGTCGTCGACCCGGCCGTCCTCGACGCGCTGCGCGGGCCGGACCTGGCCGCCGTCCGCGACTGGATCGACAACGACCTGATCGAGACCGCCGAACCGCACGGTGACCGCCTGCTCGAACTCGCCACGATCCTCGACGTCCCGGTGATCTCTCCGCTCCCCTTCCCCTCCGGGCACCCGCTGAGCCTGTGGGTGACCCGGCTCGTCCCGCACCCCGAAGCCGACGGGACCGTCCGCCTGCAGCCGCAGCCCCCCGCCACCCGGCGCCCCGCCTTCGCCGACTTCGGCTACCTCCTGCAACGCAACTGGCGCTGCCCGACCGAGGGTTGCACCCGCTACGCACCCGCCTTCGAGCCACCGCCGCTGCCCAGCATCGAGGGCTTGGACATCGTCTGCACCGAGCACCGCACCCGGCTGACCCCCACCGGCCCCCGGCCGGCCGTCGCCCACTTCAAGGCCGTCACCGAACGGTTCTGCTCGGCCCAGTTCTCCGTCGAGGAGGGCAGTTCCTTCCCGCTCTCCCTCTCGGTCGACAGCACCCCGCTGGTCCTCTCCTTCCGCGACGGCACCGTCACCGTCCTGGCCACCGACATCGGCGCCCGCTACCGCCTCCCCGGCCCCGACTCCGCCCCCTGGCAGGACCTGACCCCGGACCGGCCCCTCCCCGCCCCTCCCGGCACCCGCGTCGCCCCGTCCCTGCGCACCACCCTGGTCCGCACCGGCGCCCCGCTCCCCGGCGAACCGGCCCCGCCCACCGCCTCCTGA
- a CDS encoding MarR family winged helix-turn-helix transcriptional regulator, which produces MPEPTEHPADPAADSATDPATEVPPRARPADPSELSRWRPLRLLQASMDEEIGRVYAEAPVEGLRPSFVLELLRLHARGPMTITELAASVQHTHSALSQKVAAMRRAGWVETAPGEDARSKKVALTAKARAVVGRLAAEWEATEAALAELEAELPYPLSQVVEDIERALSRRSFHDRIVGKLAEDPRWR; this is translated from the coding sequence ATGCCCGAACCGACCGAGCACCCAGCCGATCCCGCGGCCGACTCCGCGACCGATCCCGCGACCGAAGTCCCGCCCCGCGCCCGTCCCGCCGACCCCTCCGAGCTGAGCCGCTGGCGTCCGCTCCGCCTGCTCCAGGCGTCGATGGACGAGGAGATCGGCCGGGTCTACGCCGAAGCGCCGGTCGAGGGGCTGCGACCGAGTTTCGTGCTGGAGCTGCTCCGGCTGCACGCGCGCGGGCCGATGACCATCACCGAACTGGCCGCGTCCGTGCAGCACACCCACTCGGCGCTCAGCCAGAAGGTGGCCGCGATGCGGCGGGCCGGGTGGGTGGAGACCGCGCCGGGGGAGGACGCCCGGAGCAAGAAGGTGGCGCTGACCGCGAAGGCGCGGGCGGTGGTCGGCCGGCTGGCCGCCGAGTGGGAGGCCACCGAGGCCGCGCTCGCCGAGCTGGAGGCCGAACTCCCGTACCCGCTCAGCCAGGTGGTCGAGGACATCGAACGGGCGCTGAGCCGCCGGAGCTTCCACGACCGGATCGTCGGGAAACTGGCCGAGGACCCACGGTGGCGATGA